One Drosophila willistoni isolate 14030-0811.24 chromosome 2R unlocalized genomic scaffold, UCI_dwil_1.1 Seg167, whole genome shotgun sequence DNA segment encodes these proteins:
- the LOC6642740 gene encoding uncharacterized protein LOC6642740 yields the protein MSWSFHYGRRKVILLAVLLLLLVFIYASRKTIQFEVYTKNIVTSPVTQSTKLKATSLSVPNVTELAEVTEEPGPAGKFYVFSSKCKIPYVDPFTNESIDEPIPLRSCTNEPDLFNVHFDTQSKRYVIHVDTQVALTMYSNYSDYSCTYQEIKRGANDSYSVLRAKNYLKQDWMVPQHFLGVLLECREYSNSLRVLQRDAFAFVQYPSYRNDRNDAERSLTHPSVLLFGIDSMSRINFQRTMPKSAEFVTQPGWYEMQGYNKVGDNTLPNLLAILTGRTPRQWRVTCDVRKPGCFDYIDYWWNHFSDAGYLTAYAEDLASISTFNYLKYGFQRQPVNYYLRPFLVVIENAMQTITYYHSAYCVGRRYSFSYVFDFAHQLIQRFIRETPKPIFGLFWTSSFTHEDYRGGYNLDSHFVDYLTRFQEQGLFDKAIVILLSDHGRRFGPLTELPSGYIEERSPMLHIYLPEWYRKKYPSIANALQQNRQRLCSNFDLYLGIRQVLEQVRPRAHYYFPAQCPQCRSIFRRLPKSRSCQDAGIPEHYCTCDPFIAIPPRGFLVYLTRLLVNRMNKHLQRMGHENDCYHLWLKGIHRIEQKQYFNKSGHQIPSPMGYNTYRVKFSTKPNSGLFRATFMCNNDIEIVNMRVDRITRLNTYRDESYCVEEAQSRKFCLCLKTKNQFLDSNELGNNKSNIAKKKPFKTKDTLLTDDADYDELID from the exons ATGTCCTGGAGTTTCCACTATGGTCGTCGCAAAGTAATACTTTTAGCTGTGCTTTTGCTGctattagtttttatttatgcTAGTCGCAAAACTATTCAATTTGAagtatacacaaaaaatatcGTTACAAGTCCAGTAACACAATCAACTAAACTGAAAGCCACTTCGTTAAGCGTCCCGAATGTCACAGAGTTAGCAGAAGTGACAGAGGAACCAGGTCCAGCAGGAAAATTCTATGTATTTTCATCAAAGTGTAAAATACCCTATGTTGATCCATTTACAAATGAAAGCATTGATGAACCGATACCATTACGCTCTTGTACCAATGAACCGGATTTGTTCAATGTGCATTTTGATACCCAGTCGAAGCGTTATGTAATACATGTGGATACGCAGGTAGCTTTGACAATGTATTCCAACTATTCGGATTATAGTTGTACCTATCAAGAGATTAAGCGTGGAGCAAATGATTCTTATAGTGT ATTGCGAGCTAAAAACTATCTTAAACAAGATTGGATGGTGCCGCAACACTTTCTGGGTGTTTTACTAGAGTGCCGGGAGTACTCGAATTCTTTAAGAGTTTTACAGAGAGATGCCTTTGCCTTTGTTCAATATCCAAGCTATCGGAATGATAGAAATGATGCAGAAAGAAGTTTAACTCATCCCAGTGTCCTGTTGTTTGGCATTGACAGTATGTCACGAATAAATTTTCAACGCACTATGCCAAAGTCAGCGGAATTTGTCACTCAGCCAGGCTGGTACGAGATGCAAGGCTATAACAAGGTGGGTGACAATACATTGCCCAATCTCTTGGCCATACTGACAGGTCGCACTCCACGACAATGGAGGGTTACCTGTGATGTTCGAAAACCAGGATGTTTTGATTATATCGACTATTGGTGGAATCATTTTAGTGATGCGGGCTATTTGACTGCCTATGCAGAGGATCTAGCGTCGATTTCCACATTTAACTATCTTAAATATGGCTTTCAGAGACAACCAGTTAACTATTATCTGCGCCCATTTTTAGTCGTTATTGAAAATGCTATGCAGACAATTACGTACTATCATTCGGCGTATTGTGTTGGCCGTCGTTATAGTTTTAGCTATGTTTTTGACTTTGCTCATCAGTTGATTCAACGTTTTATTCGCGAGACACCCAAACCAATCTTTGGTCTTTTCTGGACTTCTTCATTTACCCATGAAGACTACCGCGGTGGCTATAACTTGGATTCCCATTTTGTTGACTATCTTACACGGTTTCAGGAACAGGGCCTTTTCGACAAGGCCATTGTTATACTATTGAGCGATCATGGTCGTCGCTTTGGCCCACTGACAGAGCTGCCTTCTGGCTATATAGAAGAACGATCGCCCATGTTGCATATTTATCTGCCAGAATGGTATCGAAAAAAGTATCCAAGCATTGCTAATGCGCTGCAACAAAATCGACAACGTCTATGCTCCAATTTCGATCTATATTTGGGCATTCGACAAGTGCTCGAACAAGTACGTCCTCGTGCCCATTATTACTTTCCAGCGCAGTGTCCTCAGTGCCGCTCGATTTTCAGAAGGCTACCAAAGAGTCGTAGTTGCCAAGATGCTGGCATACCGGAACACTATTGCACTTGTGATCCTTTTATAGCGATTCCTCCTCGAGGTTTTTTAGTCTATCTCACTCGTCTGTTGGTCAATCGTATGAACAAACATCTGCAACGCATGGGTCATGAGAATGATTGTTATCACCTTTGGCTCAAAGGAATACATCGAATCGAACAGAAACAGTATTTCAATAAATCTGGTCATCAAATTCCTTCACCCATGGGGTATAATACTTATCGAGTAAAGTTTTCTACTAAACCAAATTCGGGCTTATTTCGTGCAACTTTTATGTGCAATAATGACATCGAAATAGTGAATATGCGAGTGGATAGGATAACCCGTCTTAATACCTATCGCGACGAATCCTATTGTGTAGAAGAAGCTCAATCAAGAAAGTTTTGCCTATGCCTCAAGACCAAAAACCAATTTCTTGATTCAAATGAATTGGGAAATAATAAGAGTAATAtagcaaaaaagaaaccatttaAAACTAAAGACACTCTGTTAACAGACGATGCTGATTATGATGAACTCATCGATTAA
- the LOC6642849 gene encoding uncharacterized protein LOC6642849: MENEQVEVRDMATRKVRLQIRKYMLVFFALIMIFIWMNHSSKTDSSRKPENDTPLQLPLEVVQSTPNIDRAKRLYELANQHKILKNVKNNVGTEQMAATTGMSYDDKKGTFDEIVDVKKKHRIHTVKPARYFVNSHKCKMPYADPFSHDALEIYSPSTLKSCTNESDLFLLDYSMESQQYILHINHEVFRKLAPKVKDIECNYREIVRGNDTKPDSNINFKEPIGFYHSVVLDRSINGIIAECRDAKDASRIIQQDAFSLIHVKNNSIPKVTSQRQPSVILLGLDSMSRMNFHRTMPETANWLRQRDWLEMEGYNKVGDNTMSNLLPTLTGHSQEEVEKICDIREKGCFDSLPWIWNDYKKAGYRTAYAEDIVEEAVFNLNMPGFISEPVDHYLRPFMLGISEAMKSYKRFGYKYCIGRRLSIGYVYDFCRQFTERYVEKSDQPVFGLFWSSTFTHDFYFGASSLDMKMLEYLKTLESHQLFEKAIVILFSDHGARFGDLMELPDSFLEERLPMLHIYLPSWFRSAHPKFWKALHMNRNRLSSNYDLYNTLRHILQLDATDHDDLSPLDTCRTSRSLLHPLPRDRSCGESCIEEHWCTCNEYIIQSVDSHMYQMAKRLLFRINYWMAKNHFNLKCQRLQLADIDHVERKVLFEDMGKESMYGGISIYRMRFHTYPPDGKFQATLRFNRDVQDFDHLDVTQISRLNAYDNSSLCVSDKMAKKFCFCYPPKMENEMLKWRDLKILKNKRTTVID; this comes from the exons ATGGAAAACGAGCAAGTAGAGGTGAGAGACATGGCGACACGAAAGGTTCGTTTGCAAATCCGAAAATACATGCTTGTATTTTTTGCTTTGATCATGATTTTCATATGGATGAATCATAGCTCAAAAACGGATTCTTCAAGGAAACCGGAGAACGATACCCCATTGCAATTGCCATTAGAAGTGGTTCAATCAACTCCAAATATCGATCGAGCGAAACGTCTCTATGAATTGGCCAACCAACACAAGATattgaaaaatgttaaaaataatgTGGGGACGGAACAAATGGCAGCCACTACGGGAATGTCCTATGATGATAAAAAAGGTACCTTTGACGAAATAGTggatgtaaaaaaaaaacacagaataCACACGGTCAAACCGGCCAGGTATTTTGTTAATAGTCACAAATGTAAAATGCCCTATGCGGATCCCTTCTCACACGATGCCCTTGAAATTTATAGTCCATCGACACTGAAGAGTTGCACCAATGAATCTGATCTTTTTTTACTTGACTATAGCATGGAAAGTCAGCAATACATATTGCATATAAACCATGAAGTCTTTCGAAAATTGGCTCCCAAAGTCAAGGATATTGAATGTAATTATCGTGAGATAGTCAGAGGCAACGATACCAAACCCGATTCCAACATCAA TTTCAAGGAACCCATTGGTTTCTATCACTCCGTAGTCCTGGATCGAAGTATTAACGGAATAATTGCTGAATGTCGTGATGCTAAAGATGCCTCGCGAATTATACAACAAGATGCATTTTCCTTGATTCATGTGAAAAATAATTCCATCCCTAAAGTCACAAGTCAGAGACAACCTAGTGTCATTTTGCTTGGATTGGATAGTATGTCACGGATGAATTTCCATCGCACCATGCCGGAGACTGCAAACTGGCTACGCCAAAGAGATTGGCTCGAAATGGAAGGCTATAACAAAGTTGGCGACAATACGATGTCCAATCTTTTGCCCACTCTTACGGGGCACAGTCAGGAAGAAGTTGAGAAAATATGTGATATACGGGAAAAAGGTTGTTTTGATAGTTTACCATGGATATGGAATGATTATAAGAAGGCTGGTTATAGAACAGCATATGCCGAAGATATTGTCGAGGAGGCTGTCTTTAATTTAAACATGCCAGGATTTATCAGTGAGCCAGTGGATCACTATTTGCGTCCCTTTATGTTGGGTATAAGCGAGGCCATGAAATCTTATAAAAGATTTGGCTATAAATATTGCATAGGTCGTCGCTTGAGTATCGGCTATGTCTATGACTTTTGTCGGCAGTTCACCGAACGATATGTTGAGAAATCGGATCAACCAGTATTTGGCTTATTTTGGAGCAGTACATTCACCCATGATTTTTACTTCGGGGCCTCCAGTTTGGATATGAAAATGCTTGAATATCTGAAGACTTTAGAGAGCCATCAGTTGTTTGAGAAGGCCATTGTGATACTCTTCAGTGATCATGGAGCTAGATTTGGAGACTTAATGGAGCTGCCAGATAGCTTTTTAGAAGAACGTTTGCCCATGTTACATATCTATTTGCCATCCTGGTTTCGTAGCGCTCATCCGAAATTTTGGAAAGCCTTGCACATGAATCGAAATCGCCTGAGCTCCAATTACGATCTCTACAACACTCTACGTCACATCCTTCAGCTGGACGCCACCGACCATGATGACTTGTCTCCGCTGGACACTTGCCGCACTAGCCGTTCTCTTCTCCATCCACTGCCGAGAGATCGCAGTTGTGGTGAGTCCTGTATCGAGGAACATTGGTGCACCTGCAATGAGTATATCATCCAGTCTGTGGACAGTCATATGTATCAAATGGCCAAAAGACTGCTCTTTCGCATCAACTACTGGATGGCCAAAAATCACTTTAATCTGAAATGCCAGCGCCTGCAATTAGCCGATATCGATCATGTGGAACGTAAAGTTCTATTCGAAGACATGGGCAAAGAGTCCATGTATGGAGGCATCTCTATTTATCGCATGCGTTTCCATACCTATCCTCCGGACGGTAAGTTCCAGGCCACTTTACGCTTTAATCGCGATGTCCAGGACTTTGATCATCTAGATGTGACTCAGATCAGCCGTTTGAATGCCTATGACAATAGTTCCCTCTGTGTGTCTGATAAGATGgccaaaaagttttgcttttgctatCCTCctaaaatggaaaatgaaatgCTGAAATGGAGAGAtctcaaaatattaaaaaacaaacgaacaaCTGTAATTGATTAG
- the LOC6642850 gene encoding adenylate kinase isoenzyme 5 has protein sequence MPGQARKDASAAQDTGEPGNDWNHTRNQNGHRTNTDLEAGRLGSTTNVGAIDMQNAGKIKFDPPKVPVIFVLGGPGSGKVTHCDTFMQERRGVIHINMMDLLQQYAMGNDMQDFSQLSSKTVTEVLMLEMKMAPAAKAYLISGYPRSMRDVVEYSEKIQVVNGVILISWRQSVLQKQIDYGAKLGHVVLSLAKMELENFFKNVMPVADYFDQSDMLLAVNGERAPTEVYKDFRTAVLDILSTLENQEAMLNGVTDLDGSSQEIEAPRGRSSGHGSSAVAHPAPAAAAPPPRPGTSADDDSGVVVTQQPRPNLNNAGTSMEATDDSTLGSIPPIIWVIGGPGSNKATLCLKAVGLNPGWSHISVGRLLRNITDSAPRANTESYAVKEALAAGEMAPEKSLNQLLESNLRQLKDRSGIIIDGYPRNLQQVKYFENKYKQRPPIILLDCSKLQLGRGRIDDTVSSFRRRLEIFREQTLPMLKIMDSGNRLQIVDGDTDSPSVQREFERIIRNHIQQLLKNTDDTDATAPLGNHVIRNEQTDAILHDLETNVPGAVPTISHHVSMMNGHLKNRGSALAGGKKPTQMMNGHVPGRPDTGPVAPLAQPVDFRHMLEEAERYPVDSYM, from the exons atgccaggccaggccaggaaAG ATGCCAGCGCGGCACAAGATACCGGCGAACCAGGCAACGATTGGAATCATACACGGAATCAAAATGGTCATCGTACCAATACCGATTTGGAGGCGGGTCGTCTTGGCTCTACTACCAATGTCGGCGCCATCGATATGCAAAATGCTGGAAAAATCAAATTCGATCCACCCAAAGTGCCAGTGATATTTGTTTTAGGCGGCCCAGGTAGTGGCAAAGTTACCCATTGCGATACCTTTATGCAGGAGAGACGCGGAGTCATCCACATCAATATGATGGATCTGCTGCAACAATACGCAATGGGCAATG atATGCAAGACTTTTCGCAACTATCATCGAAAACGGTCACCGAGGTGTTGATgttggaaatgaaaatggctCCAGCTGCCAAAGCCTATCTGATATCTGGATATCCACGCTCAATGCGCGACGTTGTTGAATACTCTGAGAAG ATACAAGTCGTTAATGGCGTTATCCTAATATCCTGGCGTCAGTCGGTCTTACAAAAGCAAATCGATTATGGCGCTAAATTAGGTCATGTTGTACTCTCCCTAGCCaaaatggaattggaaaatttctttaaaaatgtGATGCCAGTCGCTGATTATTTCGATCAAAGCGATATGCTATTGGCC GTGAATGGTGAGCGTGCTCCCACAGAGGTGTATAAGGATTTTCGTACCGCAGTCCTTGACATTTTAAGCACGCTCGAGAATCAAGAGGCCATGCTGAATGGAGTTACAG ACTTGGATGGCTCTAGTCAGGAAATAGAAGCACCTCGTGGCCGTTCAAGTGGACATGGTTCATCTGCAGTCGCTCACCCCgccccagcagcagcagctccacCTCCACGTCCTGGAACTAGTGCAGACGATGATAGCGGCGTGGTCGTCACTCAACAGCCGCGTCCGAATCTCAATAATGCAGGCACTAGTATGGAAGCAACAGATGATTCAACATTAGGATCAATACCTCCAATTATTTGGGTAATCGGTGGCCCAGGCAGTAATAAGGCAACATTGTGCTTGAAAGCCGTTGGCTTAAATCCCGGCTGGTCCCATATTAG TGTGGGACGTCTTTTGCGTAATATAACCGATTCTGCACCACGTGCCAATACCGAAAGTTATGCAGTAAAAGAGGCTTTAGCAGCTGGAGAAATGGCTCCTGAGAAATCATTGAATCAATTGCTCGAGAGTAATCTGCGGCAATTGAAAGATCGATCAGGCATTATCATAGATGGATATCCCCGAAATTTACAACAAGTCAAGTACTTTGAGAATAAG TACAAACAACGACCGCCCATTATTCTATTGGACTGTTCAAAGCTTCAACTGGGAAGGGGTCGTATAGACGATACGGTTTCCTCATTTCGTCGCCGTTTGGAGATCTTTCGTGAGCAAACTCTGCCCATGCTTAAGATCATGGATAGCGGTAATCGCCTGCAAATA GTCGATGGCGATACGGATAGTCCATCGGTGCAGCGTGAATTTGAACGCATTATTCGCAATCATATACAACAATTACTAAAGAATACCGATGACACGGATGCCACAGCACCGTTGGGTAATCATGTGATCCGAAATGAGCAAACAGATGCCATTCTACACGATCTGGAGACAAATGTCCCGGGGGCCGTGCCGACCATAAGTCATCATGTTAGCATGATGAATGGACATCTCAAGAATCGTGGAAGTGCTCTTGCCGGTGGCAAGAAGCCAACACAAATGATGAATGGTCATGTACCAGGTAGACCTGATACTGGACCAGTTGCTCCTCTGGCCCAGCCTGTTGATTTCAGGCACATGCTGGAGGAGGCCGAACGATATCCGGTGGATTCGTACATGtag
- the LOC6642851 gene encoding protein rolling stone, translated as MSKLQGIVHPVKKEFRRKGCGFDHHTPDDFVKSQWQTCTKSMTYLFYRWFMALFFVAVVIESMWPVKDDESSYWLYFIYMTNWGIWMCMLTNLLGAILVTIWHYHPEYADKLLNMNGCCSFFRIYWGMHIITLVLSIVITIIYWSILYDANESTLDATNVLTHGFNSICMFIDLWIVAHPLRLLHIFLPVLFGIIYAIFSYIYQINGGINKKGKPYIYHVIDWSKPKEAFITVLGVLVLSCCIYVLLFAFFKLRLFLHRVCRNNSFVLPTSNKKQHGKSNGLDDKQSSNGIQHSPSHISMVLGNFTGYENQAYSPSGEMATVNKI; from the exons ATGAGTAAACTGCAGGGTATCGTGCATCCTGTTAAAAAGGAATTTCGACGAAAAGGCTGCGGATTCGATCATCATACACCTGATGACTTTGTGAAATCGCAG TGGCAAACATGTACAAAAAGTATGACATATCTGTTCTATCGCTGGTTCATGGCTCTCTTCTTTGTGGCCGTTGTGATTGAGTCGATGTGGCCCGTAAAGGATGATGAGTCCAGTTATTGGTTGTACTTCATCTATATGACCAATTGGGGTATTTGGATGTGCATGCTTACAAATCTCTTGGGTGCTATATTGGTTACCATCTGGCATTATCATCCAGAATATGCAG ATAAacttttgaatatgaatggctGCTGTAGTTTTTTCCGTATTTATTGGGGAATGCATATAATCACTTTGGTTCTTTCCATTGTGATAACTATTATCTATTGGAGCATACTCTATGATG CTAATGAAAGCACTTTGGATGCCACAAATGTGCTCACCCATGGTTTCAATTCCATTTGCATGTTCATCGATCTATGGATAGTGGCCCATCCACTGAGACTTTTACATATCTTTCTTCCAGTATTATTTGGCATTATCTATGCTATATTTTCTTATATCTATCAAATCAATGGAGGTATCAACAA AAAGGGTAAACCATATATTTACCATGTGATTGACTGGAGTAAGCCCAAGGAGGCATTCATCACTGTGCTCGGTGTCCTTGTTCTGTCCTGTTGCATCTATGTGTTACTTTTTGCCTTCTTTAAGCTGCGTCTGTTTCTGCATCGAGTGTGTCGGAATAATTCGTTTGTTCTACCCACCAGTAATAAGAAGCAACATGGTAAATCAAATGGACTGGATGATAAGCAATCATCGAATGGCATTCAGCATTCGCCATCTCATATATCCATGGTATTGGGTAATTTTACCGGCTACGAGAATCAAGCGTATTCGCCAAGTGGCGAGATGGCGACTGTCAATAAGATTTAA
- the LOC6642852 gene encoding sex-regulated protein janus-A produces the protein MYKLNKLLLPSWRPMMCASRLYCDKQVRDLTNFPLIKMSEGKFKYIMAQVYIHGAMASAREVIRGSSSQKYHIDIYDTLRKEAKQYDLCTQCTGGGYIVHDSQNKYLKIYGRSQAMGKADHEKTREILSEKYPGYKIDAEPGDFEE, from the exons atgtataagttaaacaaattattattgccCTCTTGGCGTCCAATGATGTGCG CTTCGCGTCTGTATTGCGATAAACAAGTACGGGATCTCACCAATTTTCCATTGATTAAAATGTCGGAaggtaaatttaaatacattatGGCTCAAGTCTATATACATGGCGCAATGGCCAGTGCCAGGGAAGTGATACGGGGCAGTAGTTCACAAAAATATCATA TTGATATCTATGATACTCTTCGTAAGGAGGCAAAGCAATACGATCTGTGCACCCAATGCACTGGCGGTGGATATATTGTCCATGATAGCCAAAATAAGTACCTTAAGATCTATGGTCGTTCTCAGGCCATGGGCAAGGCAGACCATGAGAAAACTCGGGAGATCCTGTCCGAGAAATATCCAGGCTACAAGATCGATGCAGAACCTGGAGATTTTGAAGAGTAA